The nucleotide sequence ATTCAGATGCAGAGAGACGAATCCAAACACAGCGAGCCGTTCAGACGCGAGATCAGATCGATCCGATTCATGAGCGAGATCAGTGATCCCCTGAAGCGCTCGAGGTGTTTGGGTGGTTTGAAGCGCGCCCCCGTCcttctaaataaacaaatgagacGTTCATTGGCCAGCCCGTTGTCAGGCAACCAGCATCTGGCCGCCTCATTGGCTGAATTCTCTCTAACCTGACTGTAACGACACGCAACAGGTGTTGAACGTATTTCCACAGGAAACCGCGCATATTTACAAGTAATGCTTAATAAATGGTCAGATTAATCAAAAAGACGAATAAAtacttgtacatatttgtatacattatgacttattataaacaataatCAAATTGTACATAGGATGTACTAAGGGATATTGTATATCACACGATGAATGTAGCGCTATTTAAACTAATAATAAACTCATTCCAAACATGATCCATATTCAGTGTCAACAGTGTACAACATATTACTCAATATTATTAAGTGTAGCCTACTATATTAAAACAGTTGAACGTAGCGTGTGGGATTCTGTCAATGACTATAGCATGTCTCAACTAAAATAACAGAtaataaatgaacaatattGTACAATATGACAGTCCTTATTCCACACAAAGTTCATATAGACATAAATGCTGTaggctacatttacattatgctgggttcacaccaaacgcgaacaatCGCGTCTCACGCTTTTTATTCCTCGCGTGACGCGATCTGACCAATATTTCCAACCTTCGCGGAAGATGAGATTGTCGCGCGATTCGCGTCTTTTTCAACGCCTGCCGTGAGTTCGCgcttttgcatttacattatatatttactCGCGCAAAACgcttaattcgcgtttggtgtgaacacataGGCTGTGTAATTAGTAGACTATGTTTTCTTGTTTAGGCAACTACAATAAAGtacaaaaatcatttcaaagcAACAGATAAAgcacaaaaatgtaaagtctgtcatcattgactcaaaaatacttttaatgaaaataaattataattaaatcaaTGGGAAGTGAAGCTTCCAAAACATGGCAATGGCAATAAGAAGGTCGGCTATCATAAAAGCACTTGAAATGTTTCATGCACTACATGTCCGTTCTTTTGTCATACGAATGTTTATTAAATTCCATTTGTAATTCACTTCTTCTCATTTAAgcttttaaatggatagttctgAGAATTCagaatgactttatttcttctgcacaacacaaagaagatattttgaagagtgttaaAAACCAATCAACATTGAACATCATATAAAGGATTTCAATGACTTGAGAGTGAATACAACCTTGTCATGCAACTGAACCACTGAGTCCAAAGAGATTCAGAAGAACGTTGCATTCATTAATCCGGTGTTGAATATCAGCAGTTTGACTTCAGACGACTAGTCATAAAGCACATGGACTTATATGAACTGTGCTTTCTTGAGCTTGTGAGTGCCAGTTGCCATTcctaataaaaatacagaaataaaaacagtgcaatcttcaaaatatctgcctTTGTGTTTATGGCAAAAAAGGAACTTAtattggaatgacatgaaatgAGTTGAAGTCTCTGGTTAAAATATTCCTTTGAATGACTAGTGTAGGAGTATTTGTTTGCCGACTTATTAAGCTCTTGCAGTATCTTGAGCCGAACAGAAGAGGTCACTGCTCTCAATGTCTTGTCATGGGTTTGAATGCACTATGTGCATGCAGCACAAAAGCAGCAGAAGCTGGAGGTTTCATCATCCATCACGTATTTGCCCGAGTCGGGTGAGTCCCTGCATTCAGCTATGAATGCCCGCAGCTCTGAAACTGCTGCTCCGTCCTTCTGATTATGCTGTAGTAAAAGAATAAATGatatagaaaaaaaagagaaaatcgaAGCATAAGAAAGCAAAAAGTGTGACTATTAGCAAACCAAGTGACACCTGTAACTGCTTTCAATACTTGCTGTCTTGATAACAAAGTATTTTTAGACGAgtgctgtcaaatgattaatcgtgattaatcgtatccagaataaaagtttgtgtttacataatgtatgtatgtgcactgtgcatattcattttatattaataaacacaaaaacatacccatacatgcatatatatttagaaaatgttagatgtatttatttatatttaccaataattgaaattatatataagcatttatttatttttgatatttttctaaaatatgtacatgtttgtgtatgtgtttattaatacaaaatgaatatgcacattgcacagaaatatattatgtaaacaaaaattgtattctggatgcgattaattgcgattaatcgattGATTTTACACACAGGGCTGTGGTGAACCCACCTTGATGGTCTCATACGTTTCTGTGATGATGGCGATGAAAAGGCTCAGCACCATGTAGGTGAAGAGTGGGATGAAAGTGTAGACGTACAGACCGCTGAACACCCACACCAGGTAGCTCTTCTCACGGAGTTTGGTGAAGGTGGAATAGATTTCATCCCCGTTAATCATAGCGAATAAGCAGTCTGCTGCCCTATTGAATGTTCGAAACTGAGGAAAAGTAATCATTTGAATGAGATGTTATATATGCATGAAGTCTAATACAGTATCGCTTTACTCTCAAAGAGAGAAAACTTTTCTTCTAAATTGAATGATTAAATCTCTCACATTTTCATGGTGCGGCCCCAGAACGATCCATCCACAGAAACAGTAGCTGAGATAAATCATGACAGCACAGAGAGAGAATCGAATCACATTGGGAAGAGCAGCCCGCAGAGTGAGGATGAGGATCTGGAGACACAAAACATTGATCTTCACAGGAACACcgtcatcttcatcatcatcaggaTTAATTACATTAACACATGTGCTTTGTTGAAATACCACAATAGAAGaaacatataattaaaaaaaaaagatcttttTCAGGTGAAACATTGCACTAAAATAGCGATCTTGGGCTCTAAATAAATAGATGAAACACGTTCTGGTTATTAAACTCAATCGTGCAACATGTACGTAGTTGATTGAATGAATAACATCCATGTTTACATCTGTGTGAGGTTGAGGGGAACTACCATTAAAAAATCTAGTTGCATATAATTACGAAAATTCAGGGAAGTGAAGCTTTTAATGTATAACTAATCCAGTGACAttcaaacttatttcagttaaagggacagttgacccaaaacttaaaattctgtcattgctAATTTCATGTGATGGTGAGTTCCTACCAGACGCGAATGAAGCGTCAAAAGCGATTGATCAACATGTtcagtcaatgcaaagacgcaatAGACATCCCGCGGCGCGAATTGAGCGTTTCGGGGGTTTTTGACAAATTGATAAAAAAGGTGGAAAATCTGATCTTTGACGAATGTTcgcgccgcgttaaccaatcaggagcttgctcaaGTAGGGACGTGATTACAAAGTagcgagcggaggcagaaatccaaAACAACAATGAAGGACAAAATCTTAGTTGCTGTATGAGGATACCTGGAACTGTACGATAcgtcttacttttatcgaaacagaaataaataggatcttgcttggaagaaagtgggtgaagaggtcggacaatctggtaagTTGTAAAAAATGCTCTTAACTCAatttaaactatatataaatatacgaGACTGGAGCCCCCttgcagaagcccctcccatgacgcgaatgaagcgattaaactcaaaatgttcaagcgtccaacgaTGCGCGAATAGCATGATTTATTCGCGGAAGTCGCGTCTGGTGTGAACGCTCAGTGAGTTTATAAATTACtgtgttcagatgaacacagagaacgttGTCTAGAGGTGTCcttgaactgtttggtttcctaAATCCTATGGTAATCCATGATGTCCCAGTAATGTCACTTggcaacattcttccaaatatctttctttgtgttcaccaaaacaaagaagtaggtttgaaacaacctgaggttgagttaaatatttctttttatttttgggtgaactgtctttgAAAGCAGCTTTGGTTTCCAGACGTGCAAATTTTGGAATGGCAATGAAACAACGTCATTTGCATTGGTTGACGTTTTATGAACAAGGATAAAGGGAACTACTTAATTAGATGTCTTACATAATACTTCTGAAAGAAACTGAAGTAGCGCATGACTCCGATCCACACCAGCATTGTTGCGGTGCCTAGCAGTATACTGCACTCATCATAGTTGGTCAGTtcctgaaatgaaaaataaagccGCGCATTGAACTTGCATGtgacttttgtttaaaaagagattttaaaaacaatatttatgagCGTCTTACCTTGCTCTGAATACATATCTTGAGAACTGAACCTGCAACGGTCAATGTGTcactgatgatgatgagaatGTACCAGCCGTTAATGAACTCAAGTCTCTCAGACCACGACACACTTTTACTGTTCTCATTCAACACATGTGCTGTGTATTCCTGATGGAAATTATTTTGGTAATCTTTGttcatattatttcatatttgttatttgtCTATAGTGTTCATCTACAAAAACCAATATTCACATGATACTCACAAACTGTAAGAAAATGCCCGTGAAGACAGAGCGCATGCAGAGAGCGAGTGACAGCAAACAGGCACAGATGACCACACAGTCAAACACAACTATCAGCATAAAGTGAATGTCTGCTGGATCAAAAGAGAGACTTATTATTCAATCACGGTGGATTACATCAGTTCGAATCAATACTTTAAATCACTTTCTTTAGGGTTaacaacattcattcatttttaattcattaaaattcattcatttttaatcctTTTATACATTAATATGCAACTAAACTTGGGCAAGTGATCATGTGAACATGATTGAATGTACCGTCCCCTACTGGATGATGTGCGTGTATAGGTGAGGTGTTTTATTTAGAGTCGGCCATTAAACGGAAGTATcgattgtgtttattttccgTGTCGTGATGTATACCCGATTGAAACCACTTCTGAAATGatcaaaaaaatgtgaaaatgtgaaaaaacaactgATTGGATCGTTAAAAGGTGAACGATTTGAATGGCAGTTTGCAACCTGTCAGTCATTGCAGCCCCGTCCTCGCGCCATTCCTCGTGACCAGAAGTGAAGAGATGTCGTTTCGAGAGGGGGGTTAAACTTTTTTTCTAAgtgcaaatatatataaaaaatgacgatgtgcacggataaataatttaaaataaataccttaCCACTGTGTAACACAAttagaaagatattttttttatttcatgccgactttaagaATCTCACACTGTACTGATTTCTTTGAAAACTAACTTCAATGATTAAACCTTTGATTTAACATTAACTTATTAATTGGATAAACAGAAAAGGGAAGTTAGTTTTAAAAAAGCTTgagaatattgttatttttgataTTCTAACGTACATTACAGCACCTGCGGTGTATTCAAGGTGTGTTCATTTGTTCCCTGAAagtcaaacccacaacctttgtaTTTTTAATCCGTTGCTTTAGTTGAGTGACAGGTACACCAAAGGTAATgtaataacattcatttaacttttaattgAGTGGCAAAATACTTTTTGAGGCCACGCGCTATATGCAGTAATCTATTGACAATGCTGTTTCTTTAGAGTGATGACaaagatttaaagggatttcTTTTGCATAAATGACACTGTATCATAAATCCACTTACTCGAGCCTGAAACATTCCCGTTTTTACAGCCCTTGATCTGAACATCACTGCTGAGAGATATTGGGATTTGGCCACTTTGTGCGTGGTTGTCAAACATAATCTGGAATTGAACACAGCAGATTTGACACATGATCAACTTCAATCTTTCCAAAGGGAATTCTAGGCATGAAGTCATTGAGTATTGTAATGAGAAATAAAGGAATTTCTTGACCTTATGACAAACCGTAGGTCTACTGTTAAGTCAAAAAAGTGGTTGACAAGTGGGAAATGTGTAGCTTTCATGTGACATAAGCAAAACTCTATTTGCCAATCATGGAAAAGAAAATGAGTGTAAAGCAGAAGTAGCTTTATTTGTAGTGCTCCTGGATACGTTAAGTAAAGAAATGTTATGGTCATGACCTAAATTTGTGATTATATGAAATGTAACTGAGTGCGTCCACTTACATTAATGTTAAAGTCATAGCAGTCGGGTAAGTCTTGATGGCGGACTGTTTGAATGTTTATAGCCTTGActttgaaataaatgttcacCGCTAGAAGGCTGTATCacacaatacagtatattaataaAGGACTCAAGCTAAAATCAAACATAAATTGAATGAAAGTGATGATGAATTTAATAGGCAAAAAGCACACACCTTTGAAAGTCAATAGTGAGGTTCATGTCACTTGTCAAAGACTCATTCTTGTAGGGTGATGTCGggtaaattaaaatacattctgccaattaataaataaatttaagtaTTTAGGTAAGATAGAAATgataaagcacacacacaatcaacTCCCGGCAACACTTAACAACTCAATTtatattacaaatgtaaaacacataCTTTAAAGTCATTAAAGtagttttcatttcatattttataattctGCATGTACTTTCTCTGTGTAAACATgtctttataaacatttatccatattgatgttaaataaacagtatgATGACGAAGTAGGTTGTACCTGTGTCTACATGAGGATCAATATCAAAGGTTTCATTGGATGGTGAAATGTCAGCATGTCGATAGAGCTCCTGACAAACTGACAGCGGACTGAACATCCCATCGATCTTCTCCAACGCATGATTACCAGCAGTCAGGTTTTGAAGGTTGAGATACTTTGAACCAAAAAAAAATCCAGTCGAGATTATTAATCAACAGATAAAGTCACGCCGAGTTAGTGGCCAAATTTGACAGTCTATTTACTGCCATTAAAACCAAACAGTGAAATGATATGATGTATGTTATCTCAAAGGTTTATTTACACTTTAAGATGTAGTGTGAATTACCCTTCTGATGATGTACTGGATGTGGTCACGCACATCATGTTTGGTGTATACGGCGTAATCTGGATCACTGTCCTGATAATTCTTCAGAAATAAATGTCTGAAGGCCATGAGATTCTGCTCTTTGAATGTGACCATCATCTCATTGCTCAGTCCAAAGGAGATAAGCTGGGCGACAAACACAAAGCACAAGAAACCCACAATCGACTGTAAGGAAGTGAAACAATATATTGTGgcaaattataaaagaaaaactgcaATATGCTCTGTGGAGCTATGATGATTTATTTTACCATAGGATGTTTAAACCAATTGTGTTTGATAACTTTCACTTCTTTAAGAAGCTCTACAGGGTctaatgtttttaatggatttcttcgtttaatgttaaaattgagttttatttttcagggaCAGACCTTTTACATGTTGTTGACAGATGGTTCTGTATAAATCTGTTGTTTTGAATTTCCATTTCCTATCTGAAATGTATCATATTGTGAGCTATCATGTACCGTGCCACCATCGTATAACCCACAATAACACGTCTTATTTACTAAATTGAGATAAAAAAGGGTCTGAAAAGTAAATCTGCTTCGTAGCCCGTTAGGTTGATTGAAGAACCCTTCTTTAATTCACATACACTTTTTGTCTGTATGGTTCTTTAGGTTAtactatattaaaaacattcttcgtGTAACATTGAGTGCGTTAACATGCACAAGATAGatggatatctatcaaaaatcagctTAAAAAGAAACCGGTTTTCACGTCTTTACATGTATAGTAATaaaacggtcagaagctgtatttttatatctcttctcatatccgcagtacctgcatatgcaacaataattcttcattttgacgtttctatatcaactgcatgattccagAGTGGACTTTTATacgttattttactattacttaCGTTTAGGACTTTTACTACTGCGCTTTCAGACACCCGCACATGAACAAAACTGATAGAAATCCGGTAAAGGCGTTTACACACAGTGCGAAATTGGAATAATGAgcaaaaaactacctctgccGATCGGGTTCTGCTTACAACGTTTATGAGCTTTTCCTGATAAAAGAAAACCGTTCTTTCGACTTTATGTTCTTCAGGTCAGCGTGTAAAACCCAAGTACACAACCTAGAATAAAATTAGAAATTTGTCTATCCTAAAAATCTACAAAGTATAAATTCCAAAATGAACCTTTTCATACCTGCACAGTAATAATGACGATCTTGAGAAACTGCAGCAATAGTTTCCATGGCTTTCGACCTCTGGCTCTGTACTTCTGACAAGGACTCATGAAGAAATATTTGAGCTTTCTCCTGAGGTTCTCCACGAGCGTGGGGTCCACATCTGTTCTTGATGTCCTGTGGTGTGTCCGCTCACTTTGTGGACCATTACACACAAGAGGCTCCTCATCAGACATCTGTGACAATTCCCTGTCAGCTCAGAACATCAGACTGACTCGGCACTATCACAGACAGGGATTTCTGTGTTTGAGGAACTGAAGCTGTTGTCTTGCACTTTTGAAACTATACAGAATAACAGCTCATACCTGTTATATGTACAGGCCGGTAAAGATTATATCACTAAacctgtatttgtgtttgtctctgttAGAACCACCCAGCTCTGTACATCAGATTATGAGCAGATTGAATAGTTAAATCATTCCATGCATTTTCTGAGCAGGTTGTGCAACATTCAGTGCATTCATCTGTCACTCTTCTGTCAGTGTGAGAACtgctgtaaaatatgaaaagctGATAAAACGTTGCAATAATAACTCAATCTCTCACCTCTATAACGCCAGCGACTAGAGCGACAGTGAATGTTGGCGACACGAAGTGGGAGAATAAGATATTACTTAATGTGAATTCCTTACATCCTATCTCTCCAAATGTTCTGCCAAAACATACTGCGAATGGTCATGTGACTTTACAATGTCGAAATGAATGACATCGCCTTGCTATGTCACTGGCGGTCTGAACAGGGCTTTATATAAAAGGAAGAGACAAGCAACACAAAGCGACGAAGTCATTGGCTGGCTGAATGGGGATTAAGAGACAACAGATCAAGAACTACAGGTAAAATGTCAAcataatttaaaccaaaaaataaagtttattaattatttgGTTATTTTGCTTGCAAACACAGTAGATGGTTACATTTATTGGCAGTAGGTTACCTGTAGATGACAACCCCTTTTAGCAATATTGTgaaaatacatgtaaaagtttacaaaatattattaagttattgaaatatttttgttgacTCTTTGCTTGCAGTATGTCAGGTATATACCGTATAAACACAGCTTGTGAATATGGCAacttttaaaatacagtatacaaaGTGTATTTGGCTGTCAGACTGAAGTATGAGATTTCTGTAATGTCCTTCAAGAGGTGACGCAATATGTGTCCAGTGAAGAAAATCCCACATTACATGAGTTGATACAGCGTTACACATAAGTTTGAATGCAGAAGTGAATACAGATGCTCTACTGGTTTTGGAGTTTTATGACTCTAGGTATATTTGGCTTTTATAAACAAGTCTCTCTGCTTTATACATTCTGTTAAATGGTGCTACAACATGCAGGATGGTACACTCACTGCCATCATGAAGATGTTCCCTTCTACAGTTCCTTTATTTGCACAATGACACAACCCCACGCTCATTCAACAACAGCAAAAGACTGTTAACGATTTAAAATGCTTCTCCATGTTACACGGATGTGGTTTTACAGTAGTGACATTAGATAGTCAGAACTCGCAAAAACTGCAAATGCAAGAATGCTGTTGTGCATGACAAAGAGGGTCAAAACAATCAGAGAATGATTATTTTATGAAAGTCTTAATGTAATCCTGTTGTGGGTTACCAATTATAATGGACTGATCGGCAGACTATACCCGACCGTGACAAGTCCAACATATCTTCAATgtcaaaaaatgtcacattgatTAAAATCAAATGACAATGTGCCAGGAATGGCTTACTTTGAAATGTTGTGAACTATCATTTCAGACCGGTCAGTCGGACGACGATTTAAATAAATCACTGTGTTTAGTGACAGGGCAGAAAATTGGTCTCACGAACAtcctctggatcggttccacatttgtggaatgatctgcctgctgctacaagatcagcagattttgtggccatctttaagaatcggctgaaaacacatctcttccgtcggcacctgaccgatcatttctgatttctatatctttctACTCtatctgtgaaaaaaaaaaaaggtttgtagactgtagtaggctttgtgagacatgtttttgttgcacttatgcattttgttgtcctaatgtttgacccaattgcttccattgtttaccccaattgtaagtcgctttggatgaaagcgtctgctaaatgactaaatgtgtaaatgtagaaACAGCACTCGGTTCAACATTCTACCACTACCCAGAGTTAAGGTAAGTGTTAGTTAGTAAGTGTTGTATACTGGTCAGAAAatccttgttttttttactgcaaattGCTGTCAGTGATTGTGACCATTCATGCATGTGTACAGAACACGTTTAAATGTACAATTACAAAAGTAGTATAAACGCAAACAATGCCATCCCTATGCCcatttttacactgtaaaaaaagttcAGGGCTCAACTAATTGGCAGTATAATGTCTATTGACATTTTCCAATCGGCTCAGTTCAGGTTTTATAGATGTATCATTATGGGGGTCCTTTaacacagtggttctcaaactggggtgGCCAACATGGATCGAGGGGGACCCTGATcttgaaatatagaaatgtatcatcAATTTTATGTAATCAATCGTCAGGAAAATAAGTCCACCAACCAAAGGAACGGATGCtctccagcattgtataactaaatatgttttattaaaattataagtttaagattttaagtctttatttgggggggctCAAAGTGATGGCCCCTTCACAAAGGAAAACATTTGAGGCGCACTGCTTTAACAGATGTCGGTAAAATTGACTGAACCAACTGAAAAATTGAGATGCAATAATTTTTGAGACATTTTTGAGTTGGAGAGGAATGAATTTCTTTTACAGTGAAAGTAGTAACCAGTGAGCCCTTCGACTCTCCCTTTGAAGTTGAAG is from Triplophysa dalaica isolate WHDGS20190420 chromosome 3, ASM1584641v1, whole genome shotgun sequence and encodes:
- the mcoln3a gene encoding mucolipin-3 isoform X1, giving the protein MSDEEPLVCNGPQSERTHHRTSRTDVDPTLVENLRRKLKYFFMSPCQKYRARGRKPWKLLLQFLKIVIITVQLISFGLSNEMMVTFKEQNLMAFRHLFLKNYQDSDPDYAVYTKHDVRDHIQYIIRRYLNLQNLTAGNHALEKIDGMFSPLSVCQELYRHADISPSNETFDIDPHVDTECILIYPTSPYKNESLTSDMNLTIDFQSLLAVNIYFKVKAINIQTVRHQDLPDCYDFNINIMFDNHAQSGQIPISLSSDVQIKGCKNGNVSGSTDIHFMLIVVFDCVVICACLLSLALCMRSVFTGIFLQFEYTAHVLNENSKSVSWSERLEFINGWYILIIISDTLTVAGSVLKICIQSKELTNYDECSILLGTATMLVWIGVMRYFSFFQKYYILILTLRAALPNVIRFSLCAVMIYLSYCFCGWIVLGPHHENFRTFNRAADCLFAMINGDEIYSTFTKLREKSYLVWVFSGLYVYTFIPLFTYMVLSLFIAIITETYETIKHNQKDGAAVSELRAFIAECRDSPDSGKYVMDDETSSFCCFCAACT
- the mcoln3a gene encoding mucolipin-3 isoform X2, whose protein sequence is MSDEEPLVCNGPQSERTHHRTSRTDVDPTLVENLRRKLKYFFMSPCQKYRARGRKPWKLLLQFLKIVIITVQLISFGLSNEMMVTFKEQNLMAFRHLFLKNYQDSDPDYAVYTKHDVRDHIQYIIRRYLNLQNLTAGNHALEKIDGMFSPLSVCQELYRHADISPSNETFDIDPHVDTECILIYPTSPYKNESLTSDMNLTIDFQSLLAVNIYFKVKAINIQTVRHQDLPDCYDFNINIMFDNHAQSGQIPISLSSDVQIKGCKNGNVSGSNIHFMLIVVFDCVVICACLLSLALCMRSVFTGIFLQFEYTAHVLNENSKSVSWSERLEFINGWYILIIISDTLTVAGSVLKICIQSKELTNYDECSILLGTATMLVWIGVMRYFSFFQKYYILILTLRAALPNVIRFSLCAVMIYLSYCFCGWIVLGPHHENFRTFNRAADCLFAMINGDEIYSTFTKLREKSYLVWVFSGLYVYTFIPLFTYMVLSLFIAIITETYETIKHNQKDGAAVSELRAFIAECRDSPDSGKYVMDDETSSFCCFCAACT